The following are from one region of the Paenibacillus sp. KS-LC4 genome:
- a CDS encoding AGE family epimerase/isomerase gives MSNVTGMQNRLDIAEWQNLLTVEVREQILGFWMKHAVDEKNGGFIGYMASDGSVSEDADKGLVLNARILWSFSSAYRIYKEAPYLEMAERALDALREHFHDQEHGGLYWMVDKDGKPVQTKKQVYGQAFVIYALAEYVRAAGKQDVLPWAEEIYRLLEKHAFDPVHLGYIEALAQNWQETDDLSLSGKDLNERKSMNTHLHVLEAYTNLYRVWKPEGLRDKLKTLIELHLNYIIDPQNYHFKLFFDDAWSTKSRYISYGHDIEGSWLLWEAAEVLGDKALEERVREAAIQMAHATLAEGVDEDGGLYNEYDGDGHLDATKDWWPQAEAMVGFLNAYELTREQQYLDAAWGNWRFITSFISNKETGEWHWQVSREGAADESYPKIDPWKCPYHNSRACFEAIERLERIKVNAINN, from the coding sequence ATGAGCAATGTGACAGGAATGCAAAATAGGCTGGATATCGCCGAGTGGCAAAATTTGCTGACAGTGGAAGTGCGCGAGCAAATTCTTGGCTTTTGGATGAAGCATGCGGTAGATGAAAAGAATGGCGGATTTATTGGCTATATGGCAAGCGATGGCTCTGTTTCGGAGGATGCGGATAAGGGCCTCGTGCTGAATGCGCGGATTTTGTGGTCCTTCTCATCGGCGTACCGCATTTATAAGGAAGCGCCCTATTTGGAAATGGCAGAGCGGGCTCTGGATGCGCTGCGGGAGCATTTTCACGATCAGGAGCATGGCGGTTTATACTGGATGGTTGACAAGGACGGAAAGCCGGTTCAGACGAAAAAGCAAGTTTATGGGCAGGCTTTTGTCATCTATGCATTAGCAGAATATGTACGGGCTGCTGGCAAGCAGGACGTGCTGCCGTGGGCAGAGGAAATCTACAGGCTGCTGGAGAAGCATGCATTTGACCCGGTGCATTTAGGCTATATTGAAGCACTGGCGCAAAACTGGCAGGAAACGGATGATTTGAGTCTCAGCGGTAAGGATCTCAACGAGCGAAAATCAATGAACACGCATTTGCATGTGCTGGAGGCGTATACGAACTTGTATCGGGTGTGGAAGCCGGAAGGGCTGCGCGACAAGCTGAAAACGCTGATTGAGCTGCATCTGAATTACATCATTGATCCTCAAAACTATCATTTCAAGCTGTTTTTTGATGATGCCTGGAGCACCAAATCCCGTTATATCTCGTACGGCCATGACATCGAAGGTAGCTGGCTGCTGTGGGAGGCGGCTGAGGTGCTGGGCGATAAAGCACTTGAGGAGCGAGTGCGCGAGGCTGCAATTCAGATGGCGCACGCCACGCTTGCCGAGGGCGTAGATGAAGATGGCGGTCTATATAATGAGTACGATGGAGACGGACATCTGGATGCAACGAAGGATTGGTGGCCGCAGGCGGAAGCGATGGTTGGTTTTCTGAACGCGTATGAGCTGACGCGCGAGCAGCAGTATTTGGATGCGGCATGGGGCAACTGGCGGTTTATTACGTCTTTCATATCCAATAAAGAAACGGGCGAATGGCACTGGCAAGTCTCACGGGAAGGTGCTGCGGACGAAAGCTATCCAAAAATTGATCCATGGAAATGCCCGTACCACAATAGCCGGGCCTGCTTTGAAGCTATTGAGCGCTTAGAACGAATTAAAGTTAATGCCATTAATAATTAA
- a CDS encoding 1,4-beta-xylanase, whose product MTWGWTGVRGTWAGPAAAASIAEMAKLNVNWTAIAFAAVQETPQSTEIPYWSEPTVSDEEIRWAIREAKSYSIKVCLKPVVNVGNGTWRAHIGFFDQDTPGEPNWGEWFASYGKFIAYYAAIAEEEGCEMFCIGCEMVQTDKREQEWRDLIALVRTLYSGPITYNCDKYQEERVGWWDAVDIISSSGYYPIDQFEVQLDRIEAGVAKWNKPFFFMEAGCPSREGSAAKPNDWSLLGAPSEIEQERYYEAMFAACAKRDWMLGYMLWDWPAQLYDTKDASRNDDYCVYGKRSAAVIRSFYAKGQGQPVG is encoded by the coding sequence ATGACATGGGGCTGGACGGGAGTTCGCGGTACGTGGGCTGGGCCTGCGGCGGCGGCCTCCATCGCTGAAATGGCCAAGCTGAACGTAAACTGGACGGCCATTGCGTTCGCAGCAGTTCAAGAAACGCCGCAATCGACGGAAATTCCCTATTGGAGCGAGCCGACAGTAAGTGATGAGGAAATCCGCTGGGCGATACGCGAGGCGAAAAGCTACAGCATAAAAGTATGCCTCAAGCCGGTAGTCAATGTGGGGAATGGCACGTGGCGGGCGCATATCGGCTTCTTTGATCAAGATACGCCAGGGGAGCCGAACTGGGGCGAGTGGTTCGCTTCCTACGGGAAATTCATTGCCTACTATGCAGCGATAGCCGAGGAAGAGGGCTGCGAAATGTTCTGCATTGGATGTGAAATGGTGCAGACGGACAAGCGCGAGCAGGAATGGCGCGATTTAATTGCCTTGGTGCGGACGCTTTACAGCGGACCTATTACTTACAACTGCGATAAATATCAGGAAGAGCGCGTAGGCTGGTGGGATGCCGTAGATATAATTTCGTCAAGCGGCTATTACCCGATTGACCAATTCGAGGTGCAGCTTGATCGCATAGAGGCAGGTGTTGCAAAGTGGAATAAGCCGTTTTTCTTTATGGAGGCAGGCTGTCCGAGCCGCGAAGGCTCGGCTGCAAAGCCAAATGACTGGTCGCTTCTAGGCGCACCGTCTGAAATTGAGCAGGAGCGTTATTATGAAGCGATGTTCGCTGCATGTGCCAAACGCGATTGGATGCTCGGCTACATGCTGTGGGATTGGCCGGCTCAGCTGTACGATACGAAAGACGCTTCCCGCAACGATGATTATTGCGTGTATGGCAAACGTTCGGCAGCGGTCATCCGCTCCTTCTATGCTAAGGGACAAGGACAGCCGGTGGGCTAG
- a CDS encoding glycoside hydrolase family 2 protein, translating to MREQWMISNWHFQEKDQGEWLPAVVPGCVHTDLIQNGRLTNPFYGTNEKDAQWVDKQDWEYVAHFQPSPEQLARAKQELVFEGLDTYADVYLNGAHILAADNMFRTWRVDVTDRVTAGDNELRVLFRSPIKEDLPKLAKLAYALPAPNDQSEVGGLGEQKISIFARKAPYHYGWDWGPRFVTSGIWRPVYLEGWSYVRITDVYIRQDEVRAELAKLTAVVELEAEHECDVLLKLAATDKGMFRGHSASLAAGKQTIEIPFEVENPRLWWCRGLGNPELYTFQIECWHSHNEVRYDWQKVTTGLRTIRLIRQKGEVGTSFYLELNGVQVFAKGANHIPNDSFITRVGYDRYKHEIVSAVQSNMNMLRVWGGGFYEEKDFYELCDEHGLLVWQDFMFACSMYPGDEAFLRSVQLEAEDNIKRLRNHPSIALWCGNNEIDTAWSHFIPDGGWGWKKDFTPEQQTKLWADYEAIFHRILPEAVASLTVGVDYWPSSPMVNLSGDLTQHSDSSSTSGDIHYWGVWHNVEPFENYNRYVGRFMSEYGFQSFPEYKSVRSYAEEADMELESSVMLAHQKNGAGNRLIKQYMDMYMSEPKNFPAFLYMSQILQAEAMKTAIEAHRRRKPYCMGSLYWQMNDCWPVASWAGMDYYGRWKALQYYAARSFADCLLSVDDRKEEGEISFHLVSDQLVPVQGQLRLRLYSFSGELLGEQSTPVRVDANGAANVLTLQRSELLGAANTAASVLLAELLDEADGRTLSSELHYFEPMKDITLAHAELKITESEHDGGTQWTLETNTLAKGVWLTCEHEGRFSDNFFDLLPGMVKTVTFIPHHLGDFNVGASTGVVTSGSRITARSMVDFIVQGKG from the coding sequence ATGAGGGAGCAATGGATGATTAGCAATTGGCATTTTCAGGAGAAGGATCAAGGGGAATGGCTGCCGGCTGTCGTGCCGGGCTGTGTACATACGGATTTAATTCAAAATGGCAGGCTGACAAATCCCTTCTATGGGACAAATGAGAAGGACGCGCAGTGGGTGGACAAACAAGACTGGGAATATGTAGCGCATTTTCAGCCTTCACCGGAGCAGCTTGCTCGGGCGAAGCAGGAGCTTGTATTCGAGGGGCTTGATACGTATGCGGATGTGTATTTGAATGGAGCGCATATACTGGCAGCAGATAATATGTTCCGCACATGGAGAGTAGATGTTACGGACCGGGTGACAGCTGGCGACAACGAGCTGCGGGTTCTGTTCCGCTCGCCCATCAAAGAAGATTTGCCGAAGCTGGCTAAGCTAGCATATGCGCTGCCAGCACCAAATGATCAATCCGAGGTCGGTGGGCTCGGCGAGCAGAAAATTAGTATTTTTGCCCGCAAAGCGCCCTACCATTATGGCTGGGACTGGGGTCCGCGCTTCGTAACGAGCGGTATTTGGCGTCCTGTATACTTGGAGGGCTGGTCCTATGTCAGGATTACCGATGTATATATTCGTCAGGATGAGGTACGGGCGGAGCTCGCGAAGCTTACAGCCGTCGTTGAGCTGGAGGCCGAACACGAATGCGATGTCCTGCTAAAGCTGGCAGCAACGGATAAAGGCATGTTCAGAGGGCATTCTGCTTCTTTAGCCGCAGGCAAACAGACGATTGAAATCCCTTTTGAAGTTGAAAATCCACGGCTGTGGTGGTGCAGAGGACTCGGCAACCCAGAGCTGTATACGTTCCAGATCGAATGCTGGCATAGCCATAATGAGGTAAGATATGATTGGCAAAAGGTGACGACCGGACTTCGCACAATCCGTCTCATTAGGCAGAAAGGCGAAGTAGGTACTTCCTTTTATTTGGAGCTGAATGGCGTACAGGTTTTCGCCAAGGGAGCGAATCATATTCCGAATGACAGCTTCATAACGAGAGTCGGCTACGACCGTTACAAACATGAAATCGTAAGCGCCGTCCAATCGAATATGAACATGCTTCGCGTCTGGGGCGGGGGCTTTTATGAAGAAAAAGACTTTTATGAGCTTTGTGATGAGCATGGCCTGCTTGTGTGGCAGGATTTCATGTTTGCATGCAGCATGTATCCGGGAGACGAAGCGTTCCTGCGCAGCGTGCAGCTGGAAGCGGAGGATAATATTAAACGGCTGCGCAATCATCCATCAATTGCGTTATGGTGCGGCAATAATGAGATTGATACCGCTTGGTCGCATTTTATTCCAGATGGCGGCTGGGGCTGGAAAAAGGACTTCACGCCGGAGCAGCAAACGAAGCTATGGGCGGACTATGAGGCGATTTTCCATCGGATTTTGCCTGAAGCTGTAGCATCCTTAACGGTAGGAGTCGATTATTGGCCTTCCTCGCCAATGGTTAATCTGTCCGGCGACCTTACGCAGCATTCGGATTCGTCCTCAACTAGCGGAGATATTCATTATTGGGGCGTGTGGCATAATGTAGAGCCCTTTGAAAACTATAATCGGTACGTTGGGCGCTTCATGAGCGAATATGGCTTCCAGTCGTTCCCCGAATACAAATCGGTGCGCAGCTATGCGGAAGAGGCGGATATGGAGCTGGAATCCTCCGTCATGCTCGCCCATCAGAAAAATGGTGCCGGCAACCGTCTCATTAAGCAATATATGGACATGTATATGTCCGAGCCGAAAAATTTCCCGGCGTTTTTGTATATGAGCCAAATTTTGCAGGCGGAAGCGATGAAAACGGCCATTGAAGCGCATCGCCGCCGCAAGCCGTATTGCATGGGCTCCTTGTATTGGCAGATGAATGATTGCTGGCCTGTTGCCTCCTGGGCGGGCATGGACTATTACGGGCGCTGGAAGGCGCTGCAATATTATGCAGCAAGAAGCTTCGCAGATTGCCTGCTTTCGGTAGATGATCGCAAGGAAGAGGGGGAAATCAGCTTCCACCTCGTATCCGATCAGCTTGTTCCCGTGCAAGGCCAGCTGCGTCTGCGATTGTACAGCTTTAGCGGCGAGCTGCTGGGAGAGCAAAGTACGCCTGTCCGCGTAGACGCAAACGGTGCAGCTAATGTGCTGACGCTTCAACGCTCCGAACTGCTCGGAGCTGCCAATACCGCAGCAAGCGTATTGCTGGCAGAGCTGCTGGATGAAGCGGATGGACGTACTCTGTCAAGCGAGCTGCATTATTTTGAGCCAATGAAGGATATTACGCTAGCCCATGCTGAACTGAAAATAACAGAGTCCGAGCACGATGGCGGTACCCAGTGGACGCTGGAGACGAATACGCTTGCCAAAGGCGTTTGGCTAACTTGCGAGCATGAAGGCCGCTTTAGTGATAATTTCTTTGATTTGCTGCCGGGAATGGTTAAAACAGTAACGTTTATTCCGCATCATCTAGGCGATTTCAATGTAGGTGCAAGCACAGGCGTGGTAACGAGCGGAAGCCGCATTACAGCGCGTTCGATGGTCGATTTCATTGTTCAGGGGAAAGGCTAA
- a CDS encoding extracellular solute-binding protein: MKKGLALSSAILLMTTILAACGGNNAPAESAPAASASPSDSAVSPEASAASELGGKIKVLTHRTDFLNDGTLDKYAAAFKEKYPKAEIEFEGLTNYATDIQVRLTTGEAGDVLMLPSGLAASEYPKYFEPLPDDFFTNTFFADLSLFDGKRYGLSTGVNTQGIVYNKKAFAAAGIDNIPTTLDELYADAEKLKAAGIIPLYMNYGAQWPMGNWGDGSAWYVAGDPQFVSKLVTDEAPFKVDNAWGILANIGRTFIEKGWVEKDLSTNNWEMSKGEVASGKAAMYFLGNWVIPQIVGAGAASEDIGFFPLPYDNSGKYNAPLGSDYLVGVSKDSKNKELAIAWVNFFVKESGYVEQSGFMPIDKSAQSSISQLAEFQSSNPTLLESEATDPKFNEIANKAQIGIGTGNYVQEYLVADDLQAAFDKLNAKWKEAKTALGY, from the coding sequence ATGAAAAAAGGCTTGGCTTTATCTTCCGCAATTTTATTAATGACGACTATTCTCGCTGCCTGTGGCGGCAATAATGCACCAGCAGAAAGCGCTCCAGCAGCTTCTGCAAGCCCTAGCGATTCCGCTGTCAGCCCAGAAGCAAGCGCAGCTAGCGAACTAGGCGGCAAAATTAAAGTTTTGACGCATCGTACCGATTTTCTCAACGATGGGACGCTAGATAAATATGCAGCAGCTTTTAAAGAAAAATATCCGAAAGCTGAAATTGAGTTTGAAGGCTTGACCAACTACGCGACAGACATTCAGGTTCGCCTAACAACGGGCGAAGCAGGCGACGTTCTAATGCTTCCATCTGGCCTTGCCGCTTCGGAATATCCGAAATATTTTGAACCGCTGCCGGATGATTTTTTCACCAATACTTTTTTCGCTGACCTGTCGCTGTTCGATGGCAAACGTTATGGATTATCGACTGGCGTAAATACGCAAGGGATCGTGTACAACAAAAAAGCTTTTGCAGCAGCGGGCATCGACAACATTCCAACTACGCTTGATGAGCTGTATGCCGATGCAGAAAAGCTGAAGGCAGCAGGCATCATTCCGCTTTATATGAACTATGGCGCACAATGGCCTATGGGCAACTGGGGTGACGGCTCTGCATGGTACGTTGCAGGCGATCCGCAGTTTGTATCCAAGCTTGTAACAGATGAAGCACCATTCAAGGTGGACAACGCTTGGGGTATTCTTGCCAATATCGGCCGTACTTTCATTGAAAAAGGCTGGGTTGAAAAAGATCTGTCGACAAACAACTGGGAAATGTCGAAAGGCGAGGTTGCATCGGGTAAAGCGGCTATGTATTTCCTTGGCAACTGGGTCATTCCACAAATCGTAGGCGCTGGCGCAGCATCAGAGGACATTGGCTTCTTCCCGCTTCCATACGACAATAGCGGCAAATACAATGCACCTCTTGGTTCGGATTATTTGGTTGGCGTAAGCAAGGACAGCAAAAACAAAGAGCTTGCGATTGCTTGGGTCAACTTCTTCGTGAAAGAGTCTGGTTATGTAGAGCAATCCGGCTTTATGCCAATCGACAAGTCGGCACAGTCGTCGATTTCTCAATTAGCTGAGTTCCAGTCCTCAAATCCGACGCTGCTTGAAAGCGAAGCGACTGATCCAAAATTCAATGAAATTGCCAATAAAGCGCAAATCGGCATCGGTACTGGAAACTATGTACAAGAGTATCTCGTTGCTGACGATCTGCAAGCGGCTTTCGACAAGCTGAATGCAAAATGGAAAGAAGCTAAAACAGCTTTAGGCTACTAA
- a CDS encoding glycosidase — MNQWLDQLKALSERHEQLLHAPNKQVQQSNGVFARFEHPVITNEHTPLYWRYDLDPETNPYLMERIGVNAAFNPGAIELEGRFYLMVRVEGADRKSFFAVAESASPAEGFRFWDYPVLLPETEDPDINVYDMRLVKHEDGWIYGLFCTERKDPEAPAGDTSSAVAQGGIARTKDLRTWERLPDLVSPSPQQRNVVLHPEFVDGKYAFYTRPQDGFINTGAGGGIGWGLSESMNPAVIVEETIVDSKLYHTIKEVKNGQGPAPLKTPDGWLHIAHGVRNTAAGLRYVLYAFMTDLNEPNKVTYAPGGHLLAPEGIERVGDVSNVVFCNGAVQLPSGEVYIYYASSDTRVHVAVTSIEQLVDYVLQTPPDLLRSRASVEQRTELISRNLKLMEQEEYAFLRRS, encoded by the coding sequence ATGAATCAATGGTTGGATCAGCTTAAAGCATTATCGGAACGACATGAGCAGCTGCTTCATGCGCCTAATAAACAAGTTCAGCAATCAAATGGTGTATTTGCAAGATTTGAGCATCCCGTTATTACGAATGAGCATACGCCTCTATACTGGCGTTACGATTTGGACCCGGAGACTAATCCGTATTTAATGGAGCGGATCGGTGTAAATGCCGCTTTCAATCCGGGAGCTATTGAGCTTGAAGGCAGGTTTTATTTAATGGTTCGCGTAGAAGGGGCAGACCGTAAATCCTTTTTCGCCGTTGCCGAAAGTGCTTCTCCCGCAGAGGGCTTCCGCTTCTGGGATTATCCGGTATTGCTGCCGGAAACGGAGGATCCAGATATCAATGTGTATGATATGCGGCTTGTGAAGCATGAGGACGGCTGGATATACGGCTTGTTCTGTACCGAGCGCAAAGATCCAGAGGCACCAGCTGGCGATACGTCAAGCGCGGTTGCTCAGGGCGGCATTGCCCGCACGAAGGATTTGCGCACATGGGAGCGGCTGCCGGACTTAGTTTCCCCGTCGCCTCAGCAGCGTAATGTGGTGCTGCATCCTGAATTTGTCGATGGTAAATATGCTTTTTATACACGTCCGCAGGACGGCTTCATTAATACCGGGGCAGGCGGCGGTATCGGCTGGGGCTTGTCCGAAAGCATGAACCCTGCTGTCATCGTCGAAGAAACCATCGTCGACAGCAAGCTTTACCACACCATTAAGGAAGTGAAAAATGGGCAGGGGCCAGCCCCGCTCAAGACGCCTGATGGCTGGCTGCATATCGCTCACGGTGTACGCAATACGGCGGCGGGCTTGCGGTATGTATTGTATGCATTTATGACAGATTTGAATGAACCAAACAAGGTTACCTATGCACCAGGCGGTCATTTGCTCGCTCCGGAAGGAATAGAGCGGGTCGGTGATGTATCTAATGTTGTATTTTGCAATGGCGCTGTGCAGCTGCCGAGCGGTGAGGTCTACATTTATTATGCTTCCTCCGATACAAGGGTGCATGTCGCTGTGACGAGCATTGAACAATTGGTTGATTATGTGTTGCAAACGCCGCCGGATCTTCTGCGTTCCCGCGCAAGCGTGGAGCAGCGCACCGAGCTAATTAGCCGCAATCTTAAGTTGATGGAGCAGGAGGAATATGCTTTTCTCCGCCGCAGCTAA